A portion of the Vespa velutina chromosome 5, iVesVel2.1, whole genome shotgun sequence genome contains these proteins:
- the LOC124949302 gene encoding troponin C, isoallergen Bla g 6.0301 isoform X1, producing the protein MVCSIDDIADELPPEQIAVLRKAFDSFDREKSGSIPTDMVADILRLMGQPFNKKILDELIEEVDADKSGRLEFEEFVTLAAKFIVEEDAEALEKELREAFRLYDKEGNGYIPTTCLREILRELDDQLTDEELDIMIEEIDSDGSGTVDFDEFMEMMTGE; encoded by the exons ATGGTATGTTCAATCGATGATATC gcCGACGAATTGCCTCCAGAACAAATTGCtg tCCTTCGTAAAGCTTTCGACAGCTTcgacagagaaaaaagtggCAGCATTCCCACCGACATGGTGGCTGATATACTTCGACTTATGGGACAACCGTTCAACAAGAAAATTCTCGATGAACTTATAGAGGAAGTTGATGCTGACA AATCAGGACGTTTGGAATTCGAAGAGTTCGTCACCTTAGCCGCGAAATTCATCGTTGAGGAAGATGCTGAAGCACTTGAGAAGGAACTTCGAGAAGCTTTTAGGCTCTACGACAAGGAAG GTAATGGATATATCCCGACCACCTGCTTGCGTGAAATTTTAAGAGAACTCGATGATCAACTAACGGACGAGGAATTGGATATAATGATCGAAGAAATTGATTCTGATGGTTCAGGAACCGTAGATTTCGATG aaTTTATGGAAATGATGACCGGAGAATAA
- the LOC124949297 gene encoding NCK-interacting protein with SH3 domain: MGDNSVRLEHYEMLKALYDFDATFAKTLSFREGDHFIFHQSNTKQRNWWQVVNNKAQVGYIPSNYVTTVKVQAQFFIDFLDGSILILQSESNKSGDTHKQDLLSDLLTRRKQIALNKKQQAPSQKKQAPMPPDFGNTTPTKETIPSSICPNSEVDVRHIQSNTSYVTAQTTLHGNLDQGEVYNTQCRRQSGTEQRRQSFPRQSSSETVQKAYPTTPEIRKSPSQISARTSPNGSPIKTNSLCNINSKTAYQLLDKVRRNTQLSYEMSKVAVIVVVSDLQHLLPESVNHYFEALLQQLETPLTVSKMNIEETYDASRLKIIFTELTSCKEDSQQRNWMLYEDESVIVENITELTSILTNADANVSRYILKQDQYNGVNVLIQYYQMEPRWTIRQLLLQSFGVMCSLDSIILTIMLNSILPMELARDMRSNPRNVQKLNYSSLLLSMIFSMGEPMPVTHWEQLGSDFVSFLLDLIENPPDSDLEDQIPDLFVNLILSYNLQFTNSENPLISALKERTVAKIFTEKILFLFNREEDPVRIFDHEPQPPHSVLKLFIDLFNNDYTAGLFYTNDVKVLIEIILRQLFDMYPGDKRRQYLELCRRVLRTSNYNEHRHQSEDLLKCFTRIFCEETTESQEDQRLVREISNEFPHLFKM, from the exons ACATTATGAAATGCTGAAGGCATTATACGACTTCGATGCCACCTTCGCTAAAACTCTCAGCTTTCGTGAAGGGgatcattttatattccatCAGAGTAATACAAAGCAAAGAAATTGGTGGCAAGTAGTGAATAATAAGGCTCAGGTTGGATATATTCCATCTAATTATGTCACTACCGTAAAG GTACAGGCACAATTTTTCATCGACTTTTTGGATGGATCTATACTAATTCTACAATCGGAAAGTAATAAAAGCGGTGATACTCATAAACAAGATCTGTTATCCGACTTGCTgacgagaagaaaacaaatagcGTTAAATAAGAAACAACAAGCACCGAGTCAGAAAAAACAAGCACCAATGCCTCCTGATTTTGGAAATACTACTCCAACCAAAGAAACTATTCCTTCTTCTATATGTCCTAATTCAGAGGTAGATGTCAGACATATACAAAGTAATACTTCTTATGTAACAGCACAAACGACTCTTCATGGTAATTTGGATCAAGGAGAAGTATATAATACACAGTGTCGACGCCAGTCTGGAACTGAACAACGTAGACAGTCCTTTCCTCGTCAGTCTAGTTCAGAGACAGTTCAAAAAGCTTATCCTACGACGCCGGAAATACGTAAGAGTCCTTCGCAGATTAGTGCACGAACGTCTCCTAATGGTTCGCCTATAAAAACTAATtccttgtgtaatataaattccAAAACGGCTTATCAATTACTCGACAAAGTTCGTCGAAATACTCAATTAAGTTATGAAATGTCTAAAGTGGCAGTCATAGTTGTTGTATCTGATTTACAACATCTGTTACCTGAAAGTGTAAATCACTATTTTGAAGCGTTATTGCAACAATTAGAAACACCGCTAACAGTATCAAAAATGAATATCGAAGAAACTTATGATGCAAGTAGACTCAAAATCATTTTCACTGAACTCACTTCTTGCAAAGAAGATTCTCAACAAAGAAATTGGATGCTTTATGAGGATGAATCTGTTATAGTAGAAAACATTACTGAGCTTACATCTATACTG ACAAATGCAGATGCAAATGTTTCAAGATACATTTTAAAACAAGATCAATACAATGGCGTTAACGTATTAATTCAGTATTATCAAATGGAGCCTAGATGGACTATAAGACAATTACTGTTGCAATCATTTGGTGTAATGTGTAGTTTAGATTCTATCATTTTAACTATTATGTTAAACAGCATATTACCAATGGAATTAGCAAG AGATATGAGGAGTAATCCAAGAAATGtacagaaattaaattattcttcattGCTGCTTAGTATGATTTTTTCAATGGGTGAACCAATGCCAGTTACACATTGGG AACAACTAGGATCTGATTTTGTCTCGTTCCTCTTGGATTTGATAGAAAACCCACCAGACTCTGATTTGGAAGATCAAATTCCTGATTTATTcgtcaatttaatattatcatataatttgcAATTTACGAATTCGGAAAATCCATTAATAAGTGCATTAAAAGAAAGGACAGTAGCAAAAATTTTCACTGAAAaaatcctctttctttttaacagagaag AGGATCCAGTAAGAATATTTGATCATGAACCACAACCTCCTCATTCCGTATTGAAATTGTTTATCGATCTGTTTAATAACGACTATACAGCAGGTCTTTTCTATACTAACGACGTAAAAGtcttaattgaaattattttgaggcAACTTTTCGATATGTATCCTGGCGATAAG CGTAGACAATATTTAGAATTGTGTCGTAGAGTATTACGTACTTCAAATTATAATGAACATCGGCATCAATCCGAAGatcttttaaaatgttttacaag GATATTTTGCGAGGAAACGACTGAGAGTCAAGAGGACCAACGATTGGTACGTGAAATTAGCAATGAATTTccacatttatttaaaatgtga
- the LOC124949294 gene encoding translocon-associated protein subunit gamma-like isoform X3, translating into MSGKSKAFTKEEELLLQDFSRNVSTKSSALFYGNALIVSAIPIWLFWRIHMIDLYTNLISFVLVTLISTYTLALAYKNTKFILKHKIAVKREDAVTKEMNRKLAEDKKMSKKEKDERILWKKNEVADYEATTFSIFYNNALFLAFVIVSSFYILRAFSPAVNYILSVGATSALLALLSTGSQ; encoded by the exons atgtCAGGAAAATCAAAAGCATTTACTAAAGAGGAAGAACTTCTACTTCAGGATTTTTCCAGAAACGTTTCTACCAAATCTTCTGCATTATTTTATGGTAATGCTCTTATCGTCTCTGCGATCCCTATTT ggCTATTTTGGAGGATTCATATGATTGATCTATATACTAATTTGATATCTTTCGTTTTGGTCACTTTAATAAGCACATATACTCTTGCTCTTGCATATAAGAATACAAAGTTTATTCTCAAGCACAAG atcgcagtaaagagagaagatgcAGTTACTAAAGAGATGAATCGCAAACTTGCAGAGGATAAGAAaatgagtaaaaaagaaaaggatgaaag gattttgtggaagaaaaatgaagtagCTGATTATGAAGCGACGACCTTCTCTATCTTCTACAACAATGCTTTGTTCCTTGCATTCGTCATAGTATCATCATTTTACATATTAAGAGCATTCTCTCCAGCagtaaattatatactttctGTGGGTGCTACCAGTGCATTGTTAGCATTGTTATCTACAGGttctcaataa
- the LOC124949294 gene encoding uncharacterized protein LOC124949294 isoform X2, whose protein sequence is MKAYIFTPGDSICRKGEVAREMFIIADGILEVISETGRVLTTMKAGDFFGEIGILNLDGLNKRTADVRSVGYSELFSLSREDVLAAMKDYPEAQEILQNLGRKRLMEAKRVARASRQPTSPGHDSSDNSTGKRIVDKLKSDVKGWKNVLRKSKRNTRPEESLELQPLTSKTPSSSTKRQRHKVEDVQDTATTNAIQEPPVSPLGAGLPLLSILKLLKEKEEREERRNLMETQVHVPEQQPPPAEALVPTNPNLSFTQRVLLLKAKNEQEAQAQAEKEATMKEPLLSKNTTVTENVQEDSKETQQKIADKISIPKVSSLVDKRQFQSTNNVVVPSIIPKPSPSVATIENTPTTNDVVVSNGTTNVKKPWAMLKDASLTTTTTTTFLMSSSTIKNNIPQRSSPIKRPQTKQQQSLAHLRQQTKMYASVDDLSPEYCGLPFVKKLKILNERQKLAELEKAVRSSSLDCGENSNLTTFDGSLTRSHSEACAIEYARKLAKLNQVRGLKSPSSPTEPLSPENETLERRDLKSILKKLSASSRTGSSDTSATSIPDREAATAELRRLMRAPTIEGYAARHTKLSKSVTFNKYTLQSPPSEQSPGNYPLGDQLSESQEQTSLPPPNKITFRPSGSEAILQMETKQQEEEYLRKFVSGIIEIIQARLEEDIQNKFGREFVSLELEIRKRDEIISQLQGRIQELEENERRKCDEVIALTGDDSTKHDISLEEDLDDDNEEEYDDDREDHPFMRDGSVDTVLTARSRGYGRPSPTSESSHNRRSWEEHSEEETLELQELPRSIVPQSLWRDEVAIDLESNSESSKSEDDDGGCHSRTLPSGSDSDDEDTKSECAKDWEAKMLAEELEARQRSSENDSPGS, encoded by the exons atgaaagccTACATCTTCACACCGGGTGACTCTATATGCCGTAAGGGTGAAGTAGCTAGAGAAATGTTCATAATAGCGGACGGTATACTCGAGGTAATCAGCGAAACTGGAAGAGTTCTTACAACGATGAAAGCCGGCGACTTTTTTGGTGAAATTGGCATACTCAATCTCGACGGATTAAATAA aCGAACAGCTGACGTCCGATCGGTTGGATATTCCGAATTATTTAGTCTATCACGCGAGGACGTTCTAGCAGCAATGAAGGATTATCCAGAAGCCCaagaaattttacaaaatcttGGAAGAAAACGATTGATGGAAGCAAAGAGAGTAGCACGTGCATCGAGACAACCAACGTCACCTGGACACGACTCGTCGGACAACAGTACCGGTAAAAGAATCGTGGACAAGTTAAAGAGCGATGTGAAAGGTTGGAAGAACGttttaagaaaaagtaaacgtAATACTAGACCAGAAGAGAGTTTAGAATTGCAACCGTTGACATCAAAAACACCGTCCAGTTCAACGAAGAGACAACGACACAAGGTAGAAGATGTACAAGATACTGCAACAACAAATGCAATTCAAGAACCACCTGTGTCACCTTTGGGTGCTGGTCTACCTCTTCTctcaatattaaaattactcaaggagaaagaagaacgagaggAGAGACGTAATCTAATGGAGACTCAAGTTCACGTGCCTGAACAACAGCCGCCACCGGCTGAAGCACTTGTTCCAACTAATCCTAATTTATCATTCACACAAAGAGTACTCTTATTAAAAGCTAAAAACGAACAAGAGGCACAAGCTCAAGCGGAAAAGGAAGCCACGATGAAGGAGCCTTTATTGTCAAAGAATACGACTGTAACGGAAAATGTTCAAGAAGATTCGAAGGAGACACAACAAAAGATTGccgataaaatatcgataccAAAAGTATCATCTTTGGTTGATAAACGACAGTTTCAATCTACGAATAATGTTGTGGTACCATCGATAATTCCAAAACCTTCACCATCCGTCGCAACAATCGAAAATACACCAACGACTAACGACGTTGTTGTCTCAAATGGTACTACCAATGTTAAAAAACCTTGGGCTATGCTCAAAGATGCTTCCttaactactactactacaacaaCTTTCTTGATGTCATCTTCGACGATAAAGAACAATATACCTCAAAGAAGTTCACCAATTAAAAGACCGCAAACGAAACAACAACAAAGTCTTGCTCATCTCAGGCAACAAACCAAAATGTATGCTTCCGTCGACGATCTATCGCCAGAATATTGCGGCCTACCGTTCGTTAAGAAGCTCAAGATATTGAACGAAAGGCAAAAGCTTGCTGAACTTGAGAAAGCAGTGAGAAGTTCTAGTTTAGACTGCGGTGAAAATTCCAATTTAACTACTTTCGATGGGAGTCTCACTCGTAGCCATTCTGAAGCCTGTGCTATTGAATATGCAAGAAAACTTGCTAAACTCAATCAAGTACGG ggTCTAAAAAGTCCATCTTCACCAACGGAACCATTATCACCGGAAAATGAGACACTCGAAAGGCGAGACTTAAAGAGCATCTTGAAGAAACTCTCAGCAAGTAGTAGAACAGGTAGTTCGGATACTTCAGCAACGAGTATACCTGATCGTGAAGCTGCTACTGCCGAATTAAGACGATTAATGAGAGCACCAACGATCGAAGGTTATGCTGCCAGACATACGAAATTATCGAAAAGTGTAACcttcaataaatatacattacaaAGTCCACCGTCCGAGCAGAGCCCAGGAAATTATCCTCTCGGGGATCAGTTGTCTGAATCTCAGGAACAGACCTCACTGCCACCGCCCaataaaattactttccgTCCTTCGGGCAGTGAGGCTATTCTGCAAATGGAGACTAAACAACAAGAAGAGGAATATCTTAGAAAATTCGTATCGGGTATTATAGAAATCATACAAGCACGTTTA gaGGAGGACATTCAAAATAAATTCGGACGAGAATTCGTTTCCTTGGAATTAGAGATTCGTAAGCGAGACGAAATCATTTCACAACTTCAAGGAAGGATACAAGAAttggaagaaaatgaaagaagaaaatgtgacGAAGTAATAGCTCTTACCGGCGATGACAGTACAAAACACGACATTTCCCTCGAGGAAGATTTGGACGATGATAACGAGGAAGAATATGACGACGATAGGGAAGATCATCCTTTTATGAGAGATGGCTCGGTGGATACTGTTTTAACAGCTCGTTCACGTGGTTATGGACGACCTTCGCCAACGAGCGAATCTTCGCACAACAGAAGATCCTGGGAAGAACATTCCGAGGAGGAAACTTTAGAATTACAGGAATTACCAAGATCAATAGTTCCACAAAGTTTGTGGAGAGACGAAGTTGCAATAGATTTGGAATCCAATAGCGAAAGTAGTAAATCCgaagatgatgatggtggttgTCATTCTCGAACGTTACCATCTGGTAGCGATAGCGACGACGAAGATACCAAAAGTGAATGTGCCAAGGATTGGGAAGCTAAGATGCTTGCTGAAGAGCTCGAGGCGAGACAGAGAAGTAGCGAAAATGATAGCCCAGGTTCCTAG
- the LOC124949302 gene encoding troponin C, isoallergen Bla g 6.0301 isoform X2: protein MADELPPEQIAVLRKAFDSFDREKSGSIPTDMVADILRLMGQPFNKKILDELIEEVDADKSGRLEFEEFVTLAAKFIVEEDAEALEKELREAFRLYDKEGNGYIPTTCLREILRELDDQLTDEELDIMIEEIDSDGSGTVDFDEFMEMMTGE from the exons ATG gcCGACGAATTGCCTCCAGAACAAATTGCtg tCCTTCGTAAAGCTTTCGACAGCTTcgacagagaaaaaagtggCAGCATTCCCACCGACATGGTGGCTGATATACTTCGACTTATGGGACAACCGTTCAACAAGAAAATTCTCGATGAACTTATAGAGGAAGTTGATGCTGACA AATCAGGACGTTTGGAATTCGAAGAGTTCGTCACCTTAGCCGCGAAATTCATCGTTGAGGAAGATGCTGAAGCACTTGAGAAGGAACTTCGAGAAGCTTTTAGGCTCTACGACAAGGAAG GTAATGGATATATCCCGACCACCTGCTTGCGTGAAATTTTAAGAGAACTCGATGATCAACTAACGGACGAGGAATTGGATATAATGATCGAAGAAATTGATTCTGATGGTTCAGGAACCGTAGATTTCGATG aaTTTATGGAAATGATGACCGGAGAATAA
- the LOC124949294 gene encoding uncharacterized protein LOC124949294 isoform X1, whose amino-acid sequence MRHHKVPGGMKRRVLRWYDYSWSRGRIQGGGDINTALGLLPDKLKTELALHVNLAVLKKVTIFQECQPEFLHDLVLKMKAYIFTPGDSICRKGEVAREMFIIADGILEVISETGRVLTTMKAGDFFGEIGILNLDGLNKRTADVRSVGYSELFSLSREDVLAAMKDYPEAQEILQNLGRKRLMEAKRVARASRQPTSPGHDSSDNSTGKRIVDKLKSDVKGWKNVLRKSKRNTRPEESLELQPLTSKTPSSSTKRQRHKVEDVQDTATTNAIQEPPVSPLGAGLPLLSILKLLKEKEEREERRNLMETQVHVPEQQPPPAEALVPTNPNLSFTQRVLLLKAKNEQEAQAQAEKEATMKEPLLSKNTTVTENVQEDSKETQQKIADKISIPKVSSLVDKRQFQSTNNVVVPSIIPKPSPSVATIENTPTTNDVVVSNGTTNVKKPWAMLKDASLTTTTTTTFLMSSSTIKNNIPQRSSPIKRPQTKQQQSLAHLRQQTKMYASVDDLSPEYCGLPFVKKLKILNERQKLAELEKAVRSSSLDCGENSNLTTFDGSLTRSHSEACAIEYARKLAKLNQVRGLKSPSSPTEPLSPENETLERRDLKSILKKLSASSRTGSSDTSATSIPDREAATAELRRLMRAPTIEGYAARHTKLSKSVTFNKYTLQSPPSEQSPGNYPLGDQLSESQEQTSLPPPNKITFRPSGSEAILQMETKQQEEEYLRKFVSGIIEIIQARLEEDIQNKFGREFVSLELEIRKRDEIISQLQGRIQELEENERRKCDEVIALTGDDSTKHDISLEEDLDDDNEEEYDDDREDHPFMRDGSVDTVLTARSRGYGRPSPTSESSHNRRSWEEHSEEETLELQELPRSIVPQSLWRDEVAIDLESNSESSKSEDDDGGCHSRTLPSGSDSDDEDTKSECAKDWEAKMLAEELEARQRSSENDSPGS is encoded by the exons ATGAGGCATCACAAAGTGCCTGGTGGAATGAAAAGGAGGGTTCTCAGGTGGTACGACTACAGCTGGTCACGTGGTAGGATACAAGGTGGTGGTGATATCAACACTGCTTTGGGTCTACTTCCTGATAAACTCAAGACAGAACTCGCTTTACACGTCAATCTTGCTGTACTCAAGAAGGTTACCATTTTTCAG GAATGTCAACCAGAATTTTTGCACGACCtcgtattaaaaatgaaagccTACATCTTCACACCGGGTGACTCTATATGCCGTAAGGGTGAAGTAGCTAGAGAAATGTTCATAATAGCGGACGGTATACTCGAGGTAATCAGCGAAACTGGAAGAGTTCTTACAACGATGAAAGCCGGCGACTTTTTTGGTGAAATTGGCATACTCAATCTCGACGGATTAAATAA aCGAACAGCTGACGTCCGATCGGTTGGATATTCCGAATTATTTAGTCTATCACGCGAGGACGTTCTAGCAGCAATGAAGGATTATCCAGAAGCCCaagaaattttacaaaatcttGGAAGAAAACGATTGATGGAAGCAAAGAGAGTAGCACGTGCATCGAGACAACCAACGTCACCTGGACACGACTCGTCGGACAACAGTACCGGTAAAAGAATCGTGGACAAGTTAAAGAGCGATGTGAAAGGTTGGAAGAACGttttaagaaaaagtaaacgtAATACTAGACCAGAAGAGAGTTTAGAATTGCAACCGTTGACATCAAAAACACCGTCCAGTTCAACGAAGAGACAACGACACAAGGTAGAAGATGTACAAGATACTGCAACAACAAATGCAATTCAAGAACCACCTGTGTCACCTTTGGGTGCTGGTCTACCTCTTCTctcaatattaaaattactcaaggagaaagaagaacgagaggAGAGACGTAATCTAATGGAGACTCAAGTTCACGTGCCTGAACAACAGCCGCCACCGGCTGAAGCACTTGTTCCAACTAATCCTAATTTATCATTCACACAAAGAGTACTCTTATTAAAAGCTAAAAACGAACAAGAGGCACAAGCTCAAGCGGAAAAGGAAGCCACGATGAAGGAGCCTTTATTGTCAAAGAATACGACTGTAACGGAAAATGTTCAAGAAGATTCGAAGGAGACACAACAAAAGATTGccgataaaatatcgataccAAAAGTATCATCTTTGGTTGATAAACGACAGTTTCAATCTACGAATAATGTTGTGGTACCATCGATAATTCCAAAACCTTCACCATCCGTCGCAACAATCGAAAATACACCAACGACTAACGACGTTGTTGTCTCAAATGGTACTACCAATGTTAAAAAACCTTGGGCTATGCTCAAAGATGCTTCCttaactactactactacaacaaCTTTCTTGATGTCATCTTCGACGATAAAGAACAATATACCTCAAAGAAGTTCACCAATTAAAAGACCGCAAACGAAACAACAACAAAGTCTTGCTCATCTCAGGCAACAAACCAAAATGTATGCTTCCGTCGACGATCTATCGCCAGAATATTGCGGCCTACCGTTCGTTAAGAAGCTCAAGATATTGAACGAAAGGCAAAAGCTTGCTGAACTTGAGAAAGCAGTGAGAAGTTCTAGTTTAGACTGCGGTGAAAATTCCAATTTAACTACTTTCGATGGGAGTCTCACTCGTAGCCATTCTGAAGCCTGTGCTATTGAATATGCAAGAAAACTTGCTAAACTCAATCAAGTACGG ggTCTAAAAAGTCCATCTTCACCAACGGAACCATTATCACCGGAAAATGAGACACTCGAAAGGCGAGACTTAAAGAGCATCTTGAAGAAACTCTCAGCAAGTAGTAGAACAGGTAGTTCGGATACTTCAGCAACGAGTATACCTGATCGTGAAGCTGCTACTGCCGAATTAAGACGATTAATGAGAGCACCAACGATCGAAGGTTATGCTGCCAGACATACGAAATTATCGAAAAGTGTAACcttcaataaatatacattacaaAGTCCACCGTCCGAGCAGAGCCCAGGAAATTATCCTCTCGGGGATCAGTTGTCTGAATCTCAGGAACAGACCTCACTGCCACCGCCCaataaaattactttccgTCCTTCGGGCAGTGAGGCTATTCTGCAAATGGAGACTAAACAACAAGAAGAGGAATATCTTAGAAAATTCGTATCGGGTATTATAGAAATCATACAAGCACGTTTA gaGGAGGACATTCAAAATAAATTCGGACGAGAATTCGTTTCCTTGGAATTAGAGATTCGTAAGCGAGACGAAATCATTTCACAACTTCAAGGAAGGATACAAGAAttggaagaaaatgaaagaagaaaatgtgacGAAGTAATAGCTCTTACCGGCGATGACAGTACAAAACACGACATTTCCCTCGAGGAAGATTTGGACGATGATAACGAGGAAGAATATGACGACGATAGGGAAGATCATCCTTTTATGAGAGATGGCTCGGTGGATACTGTTTTAACAGCTCGTTCACGTGGTTATGGACGACCTTCGCCAACGAGCGAATCTTCGCACAACAGAAGATCCTGGGAAGAACATTCCGAGGAGGAAACTTTAGAATTACAGGAATTACCAAGATCAATAGTTCCACAAAGTTTGTGGAGAGACGAAGTTGCAATAGATTTGGAATCCAATAGCGAAAGTAGTAAATCCgaagatgatgatggtggttgTCATTCTCGAACGTTACCATCTGGTAGCGATAGCGACGACGAAGATACCAAAAGTGAATGTGCCAAGGATTGGGAAGCTAAGATGCTTGCTGAAGAGCTCGAGGCGAGACAGAGAAGTAGCGAAAATGATAGCCCAGGTTCCTAG